A single region of the Aptenodytes patagonicus chromosome 7, bAptPat1.pri.cur, whole genome shotgun sequence genome encodes:
- the CTNND1 gene encoding catenin delta-1 isoform X5: MDDSEVESTASILASVKEQEAQFEKLTRALEEERRHVSAQLERVRVSPQDAGPGLANGTLTRRHQNGRFLGDADLERQKYPDLKLNGPQDHSHLLYSTIPRMQDPGQIVEETYTMEEDPEGAMSVVSVETSDDGTTRRTETTVKKVVKTVTTRTVQQVPVGPDGLPLETSPVTSNYVQTMDRNFRKNGNGGPGSYLSQPGTATLPRNYHYPDGYGRPYEDGYPGSDHSYGSLSRVTRIDERYRPSMDTYRAPSRQDIYGPQPQVRVGGSNMDLNHFHPEPYGLEDDQRSVGFEDVDYGLMSDYGTARRAGTPSDPRRRLRSYEDMLVDEVAPDRYYWAPLAQHERGSLASLDSLRKGGPAPGNWRQPELPEVIAMLSFRLDAVKSNAAAYLQHLCYRNDKVKTEVRKLKGIPVLVGLLDHPKKEVHYGACGALKNISFGKDQDNKIAIKNCDGVPALVRLLRKAHDMDLTEVITGTLWNLSSHDSIKMAIVDHALHALTDEVVIPHSGWEREPNEDSKPRHIEWESVLTNTAGCLRNVSSERSEARRKLRECDGLVDALIYIVQSEIGQKDSDSKLVENCVCLLRNLSYQVHREIPHAERYQETPLAPANNAGPHAASCFGAKKGKDEWFSRGKKLPEDPGADTVDFPKRTTPAKGYELLFQPEVVRIYISLLKESKTPAILEASAGAIQNLCAGSWTYGRYIRSALRQEKGLSAIADLLTHDSERVVKAASGALRNLAVDLRNKELIGKHAIPNLVKNLPGGQQTPAKNLSEDTVVSILNTINEVIVDNLEAAKKLRETQGIEKLVLINKSGNRSEREVRAAALVLQTVWGYKELRKPLEKEGWKKSDFQVSLSNASRTQGGNSFDDSTLPLIDRNQKTDNYSTLNERDHSRTLDRSGDLGDMEPVKAAPLMQEEGQESQPEVEEAEEDAAVFSPMSQKI; this comes from the exons ATGGACGACTCGGAAGTGGAGTCGACTGCCAGCATCCTTGCCTCTGTCAAGGAGCAGGAGGCACAGTTTGAGAAGCTGACCCGGGCGCTCGAGGAGGAACGGCGCCATGTCTCAGCCCAACTGGAACGAGTCCGGGTCTCCCCACAGGACGCTGGCCCGGGCTTGGCCAACGGCACTCTCACCCGGCGGCACCAG AACGGCCGTTTCTTGGGCGATGCTGACCTGGAAAGGCAGAAATATCCAGATCTGAAGCTCAACGGGCCGCAG GACCACAGCCACCTCTTGTACAGCACAATTCCCAGGATGCAGGACCCGGGCCAGATCGTGGAGGAGACGTACACCATGGAGGAGGATCCAGAAGGGGCTATGTCAGTTGTGTCTGTGGAGACATCAGACGATGGGACAACCCGGCGTACAGAGACCACG GTGAAGAAAGTGGTGAAGACTGTGACCACGCGGACGGTGCAGCAGGTGCCGGTGGGGCCTGATGGGTTACCTTTGGAAACCTCCCCCGTCACCAGCAACTACGTCCAGACCATGGACAGGAACTTCCGCAAGAATGGCAATGGGGGCCCTGGCAGCTACCTGAGCCAGCCGGGCACAGCCACTCTCCCTCGTAACTACCACTATCCCGACGGCTATGGCCGCCCCTACGAGGACGGCTACCCGGGCAGTGATCACAGCTACGGCAGCCTGTCCCGTGTCACCCGCATTGACGAGCGCTACCGCCCTTCCATGGACACCTACCGGGCCCCCAGCCGCCAGGACATCTATGGCCCCCAGCCTCAAGTGCGTGTCGGGGGCAGCAACATGGACCTCAACCACTTCCACCCCGAGCCATATGGCCTGGAGGATGACCAGCGCAGCGTGGGCTTTGAAGATGTGGACTACGGGCTTATGTCTGACTATGGCACGGCCAGGCGGGCAGGGACCCCATCTGATCCTCGGCGGCGGCTCAG GAGTTATGAAGACATGCTGGTGGATGAAGTGGCCCCTGACCGGTACTACTGGGCCCCCCTGGCTCAGCATGAGCGGGGTAGCTTGGCTAGTCTGGACAGCCTGCGGAAGGGAGGTCCGGCCCCAGGTAACTGGCGCCAGCCAGAACTGCCGGAGGTAATAGCCATGCTGAGCTTCCGGCTGGATGCCGTCAAGTCCAATGCAGCTGCCtacctgcagcacctctgctACCGTAACGACAAGGTGAAGACGGAGGTGCGCAAGCTGAAGGGCATTCCTGTGCTGGTGGGGTTGCTAGACCACCCCAAGAAAGAGGTGCACTATGGTGCCTGTGGAGCCCTCAAGAACATCTCCTTTGGCAAGGACCAAGACAATAAGATTGCCATCAAGAACTGCGATGGGGTACCTGCTCTGGTGCGCCTGTTGCGGAAGGCCCATGACATGGACCTCACAGAGGTCATCACAG GAACACTGTGGAACCTGTCCTCGCACGACTCCATCAAGATGGCCATTGTGGATCATGCACTGCATGCCCTGACTGATGAGGTTGTCATTCCCCACTCAGGCTGGGAGCGGGAACCCAATGAGGACTCGAAACCCCGCCATATCGAGTGGGAGTCAGTGCTCACCAACACCGCCGGCTGCCTTAG gaACGTGAGCTCAGAGCGGAGCGAGGCCCGTCGGAAGCTGCGGGAATGTGACGGGCTGGTGGATGCCCTGATCTACATCGTCCAGTCTGAGATCGGCCAGAAGGACTCAGACAGCAAG CTGGTGGAGAACTGTGTGTGCCTGCTGAGAAACTTGTCCTACCAAGTCCACCGTGAGATCCCCCATGCTGAGCGCTACCAGGAGACACCTCTGGCCCCTGCCAACAACGCTGGGCCCCATGCTGCAAGCTGCTTTGGTGCCAAGAAGGGCAAAG ACGAATGGTTCTCCAGAG GTAAAAAGCTCCCAGAAGATCCTGGTGCTGATACAGTGGATTTTCCCAAAAGAACAACTCCAGCCAAAG GTTACGAGCTCCTCTTCCAGCCAGAAGTGGTCCGGATATACATCTCCCTTCTAAAGGAAAGCAAGACTCCAGCTATCCTAGAAGCTTCGGCAGGAGCCATTCAGAACCTATGCGCTGGCAGTTGGACG TATGGCCGGTACATCCGCTCGGCGCTGCGCCAGGAGAAGGGACTCTCTGCCATTGCTGACCTCCTGACCCATGACAGCGAGCGAGTGGTGAAAGCAGCATCTGGAGCCCTGCGCAACCTGGCTGTCGACTTGCGTAACAAAGAGCTGATAG GTAAACATGCCATCCCCAACCTAGTGAAGAACCTGCCTGGAGGCCAGCAGACCCCAGCCAAAAACCTCTCTGAGGACACAGTGGTGTCAATCCTCAACACCATCAATGAAGTAATTGTAGACAACCTTGAGGCTGCCAAGAAGCTGCGGGAAACGCAGGGGATTGAGAAGTTGGTGCTGATCAACAAATCTGG AAACCGCTCGGAGAGAGAAGTCAGAGCAGCTGCCCTCGTCTTGCAGACAGTCTGGGGATATAAAGAGCTGCGGAAGCCCCTGGAGAAGGAAGGCTGGAAGAAGTCAGATTTCCAG GTGAGCCTGAGCAATGCCTCTCGGACCCAGGGAGGCAACTCGTTTGATGACAGCACCTTGCCTCTCATCGACAGGAACCAAAAAACAG aCAACTATTCCACACTCAATGAGAGGGACCACAGCAGGACACTGGACCGATCTGGTGACCTCGGAGATATGGAGCCAGTGAAGGCAGCACCGTTGATG caggaggaggggcaGGAATCGCAGCCTGAGGtagaggaggcggaggaggatgcTGCCGTGTTTTCCCCCATGTCG CAGAAGATCTAG
- the CTNND1 gene encoding catenin delta-1 isoform X1, with amino-acid sequence MDDSEVESTASILASVKEQEAQFEKLTRALEEERRHVSAQLERVRVSPQDAGPGLANGTLTRRHQNGRFLGDADLERQKYPDLKLNGPQDHSHLLYSTIPRMQDPGQIVEETYTMEEDPEGAMSVVSVETSDDGTTRRTETTVKKVVKTVTTRTVQQVPVGPDGLPLETSPVTSNYVQTMDRNFRKNGNGGPGSYLSQPGTATLPRNYHYPDGYGRPYEDGYPGSDHSYGSLSRVTRIDERYRPSMDTYRAPSRQDIYGPQPQVRVGGSNMDLNHFHPEPYGLEDDQRSVGFEDVDYGLMSDYGTARRAGTPSDPRRRLRSYEDMLVDEVAPDRYYWAPLAQHERGSLASLDSLRKGGPAPGNWRQPELPEVIAMLSFRLDAVKSNAAAYLQHLCYRNDKVKTEVRKLKGIPVLVGLLDHPKKEVHYGACGALKNISFGKDQDNKIAIKNCDGVPALVRLLRKAHDMDLTEVITGTLWNLSSHDSIKMAIVDHALHALTDEVVIPHSGWEREPNEDSKPRHIEWESVLTNTAGCLRNVSSERSEARRKLRECDGLVDALIYIVQSEIGQKDSDSKLVENCVCLLRNLSYQVHREIPHAERYQETPLAPANNAGPHAASCFGAKKGKDEWFSRGKKLPEDPGADTVDFPKRTTPAKGYELLFQPEVVRIYISLLKESKTPAILEASAGAIQNLCAGSWTYGRYIRSALRQEKGLSAIADLLTHDSERVVKAASGALRNLAVDLRNKELIGKHAIPNLVKNLPGGQQTPAKNLSEDTVVSILNTINEVIVDNLEAAKKLRETQGIEKLVLINKSGNRSEREVRAAALVLQTVWGYKELRKPLEKEGWKKSDFQVSLSNASRTQGGNSFDDSTLPLIDRNQKTDKKSSREEIQMSNMGPDNYSTLNERDHSRTLDRSGDLGDMEPVKAAPLMQEEGQESQPEVEEAEEDAAVFSPMSVCPAVSCPI; translated from the exons ATGGACGACTCGGAAGTGGAGTCGACTGCCAGCATCCTTGCCTCTGTCAAGGAGCAGGAGGCACAGTTTGAGAAGCTGACCCGGGCGCTCGAGGAGGAACGGCGCCATGTCTCAGCCCAACTGGAACGAGTCCGGGTCTCCCCACAGGACGCTGGCCCGGGCTTGGCCAACGGCACTCTCACCCGGCGGCACCAG AACGGCCGTTTCTTGGGCGATGCTGACCTGGAAAGGCAGAAATATCCAGATCTGAAGCTCAACGGGCCGCAG GACCACAGCCACCTCTTGTACAGCACAATTCCCAGGATGCAGGACCCGGGCCAGATCGTGGAGGAGACGTACACCATGGAGGAGGATCCAGAAGGGGCTATGTCAGTTGTGTCTGTGGAGACATCAGACGATGGGACAACCCGGCGTACAGAGACCACG GTGAAGAAAGTGGTGAAGACTGTGACCACGCGGACGGTGCAGCAGGTGCCGGTGGGGCCTGATGGGTTACCTTTGGAAACCTCCCCCGTCACCAGCAACTACGTCCAGACCATGGACAGGAACTTCCGCAAGAATGGCAATGGGGGCCCTGGCAGCTACCTGAGCCAGCCGGGCACAGCCACTCTCCCTCGTAACTACCACTATCCCGACGGCTATGGCCGCCCCTACGAGGACGGCTACCCGGGCAGTGATCACAGCTACGGCAGCCTGTCCCGTGTCACCCGCATTGACGAGCGCTACCGCCCTTCCATGGACACCTACCGGGCCCCCAGCCGCCAGGACATCTATGGCCCCCAGCCTCAAGTGCGTGTCGGGGGCAGCAACATGGACCTCAACCACTTCCACCCCGAGCCATATGGCCTGGAGGATGACCAGCGCAGCGTGGGCTTTGAAGATGTGGACTACGGGCTTATGTCTGACTATGGCACGGCCAGGCGGGCAGGGACCCCATCTGATCCTCGGCGGCGGCTCAG GAGTTATGAAGACATGCTGGTGGATGAAGTGGCCCCTGACCGGTACTACTGGGCCCCCCTGGCTCAGCATGAGCGGGGTAGCTTGGCTAGTCTGGACAGCCTGCGGAAGGGAGGTCCGGCCCCAGGTAACTGGCGCCAGCCAGAACTGCCGGAGGTAATAGCCATGCTGAGCTTCCGGCTGGATGCCGTCAAGTCCAATGCAGCTGCCtacctgcagcacctctgctACCGTAACGACAAGGTGAAGACGGAGGTGCGCAAGCTGAAGGGCATTCCTGTGCTGGTGGGGTTGCTAGACCACCCCAAGAAAGAGGTGCACTATGGTGCCTGTGGAGCCCTCAAGAACATCTCCTTTGGCAAGGACCAAGACAATAAGATTGCCATCAAGAACTGCGATGGGGTACCTGCTCTGGTGCGCCTGTTGCGGAAGGCCCATGACATGGACCTCACAGAGGTCATCACAG GAACACTGTGGAACCTGTCCTCGCACGACTCCATCAAGATGGCCATTGTGGATCATGCACTGCATGCCCTGACTGATGAGGTTGTCATTCCCCACTCAGGCTGGGAGCGGGAACCCAATGAGGACTCGAAACCCCGCCATATCGAGTGGGAGTCAGTGCTCACCAACACCGCCGGCTGCCTTAG gaACGTGAGCTCAGAGCGGAGCGAGGCCCGTCGGAAGCTGCGGGAATGTGACGGGCTGGTGGATGCCCTGATCTACATCGTCCAGTCTGAGATCGGCCAGAAGGACTCAGACAGCAAG CTGGTGGAGAACTGTGTGTGCCTGCTGAGAAACTTGTCCTACCAAGTCCACCGTGAGATCCCCCATGCTGAGCGCTACCAGGAGACACCTCTGGCCCCTGCCAACAACGCTGGGCCCCATGCTGCAAGCTGCTTTGGTGCCAAGAAGGGCAAAG ACGAATGGTTCTCCAGAG GTAAAAAGCTCCCAGAAGATCCTGGTGCTGATACAGTGGATTTTCCCAAAAGAACAACTCCAGCCAAAG GTTACGAGCTCCTCTTCCAGCCAGAAGTGGTCCGGATATACATCTCCCTTCTAAAGGAAAGCAAGACTCCAGCTATCCTAGAAGCTTCGGCAGGAGCCATTCAGAACCTATGCGCTGGCAGTTGGACG TATGGCCGGTACATCCGCTCGGCGCTGCGCCAGGAGAAGGGACTCTCTGCCATTGCTGACCTCCTGACCCATGACAGCGAGCGAGTGGTGAAAGCAGCATCTGGAGCCCTGCGCAACCTGGCTGTCGACTTGCGTAACAAAGAGCTGATAG GTAAACATGCCATCCCCAACCTAGTGAAGAACCTGCCTGGAGGCCAGCAGACCCCAGCCAAAAACCTCTCTGAGGACACAGTGGTGTCAATCCTCAACACCATCAATGAAGTAATTGTAGACAACCTTGAGGCTGCCAAGAAGCTGCGGGAAACGCAGGGGATTGAGAAGTTGGTGCTGATCAACAAATCTGG AAACCGCTCGGAGAGAGAAGTCAGAGCAGCTGCCCTCGTCTTGCAGACAGTCTGGGGATATAAAGAGCTGCGGAAGCCCCTGGAGAAGGAAGGCTGGAAGAAGTCAGATTTCCAG GTGAGCCTGAGCAATGCCTCTCGGACCCAGGGAGGCAACTCGTTTGATGACAGCACCTTGCCTCTCATCGACAGGAACCAAAAAACAG ACAAGAAATCCTCCCGGGAGGAGATCCAGATGAGCAACATGGGACCAG aCAACTATTCCACACTCAATGAGAGGGACCACAGCAGGACACTGGACCGATCTGGTGACCTCGGAGATATGGAGCCAGTGAAGGCAGCACCGTTGATG caggaggaggggcaGGAATCGCAGCCTGAGGtagaggaggcggaggaggatgcTGCCGTGTTTTCCCCCATGTCGGTATGTCCCGCAGTGTCCTGCCCAATCTGA